A genomic region of Macrobrachium nipponense isolate FS-2020 chromosome 40, ASM1510439v2, whole genome shotgun sequence contains the following coding sequences:
- the LOC135212128 gene encoding microtubule-associated protein futsch-like isoform X1: MPQKCRRKREMIIVDEREPVGELPPPFPPRNVVVKDDDDVRKFYDLRREIGRGRFGTVYLVNDKETGQKFAAKFVNTKRNQDRANVEREIEIMKALNAERPHPRLIQLYDAFDMAKEMCLVLEIVDGGELFERVIDDDFVLTERACTIFVRQICEGVEFIHSKNILHLDMKPENILCLSREGNRIKICDFGLARKYDPRKKLQVLFGTPEFVAPEVVNFEPISFGTDMWSVGVITYVLLSGLSPFMGHNYVETMTNVTKNKYDFEDEAFKSVSEDAKDFIRKLLVLDKSLRLTPAQCQHHGWLKRPPPVSGRRRLSERELESESESEEETDLEDMSIEEKIFREEKENEKDRRKREAEVLRQVEYKRKDLEKQAEIKKKEIEKQTEVKKRELEIQEETKRKEAERQEEEKKKEMERQSELKKKEEELELTKKQLKEFVDRWNSHPNSPYLIGTPIALDLQRIVKTGGWTSRDSFASVVVGPPSDPGDISEPEEDLDIVDQDDFIRYTIEPQKTLSKQPSPEEVAKELEERLTILQQQELINNKENESQLNEVNDSEVALHNKANKEKSRAEGTEATIPNHNELQVKIESTKGGKKIPETNMPKKPLDSKRKTVDAEKGPKESKIEKHKKAYEERKRMKNLEEEKKKKEVAEKSLEVQNKENIPEVKETVDQRSASLDSLASTDSYAHVENRKDNILDTNHIQPLDVKVQRPESPVKEKEQTKSPDVDSATETLRKINEKPLSDYKKEYEEYLKMVNEAQKKTEEPQVQGEAKKSSSPPTRNNNKKQNEIKLPTKKVIGIEKSASVSAVKDLEKKEANKVGRGERKSGFSLKNPFSQRFGFGKDSSVKSKSQQQTAVEEEPSSTKLKEVDIEEHKKLYQEYLKMVGDNQTKSDVTAPNQNEVENKTNAMNKSLDQRAHAGKENNLSESSRELQRKVSDSYKAMDPQRKSNVKTIENLPKEPLKRPEIIALQHEEFGGSVPRQRKTSVPRYEVGDLVSDRASRGSTPGSPVPDGAHSPKFDRSDQLDHSSRGSTPTKQLKKQPSRDVPVSPKDEPVRQRRPSRDVPVSYTPGRDLTPEVTPSLSRKTSCEERPPSRGTREGTPVNRRPSRDVPLTPAQLERLSGASAMASDQGIEPQAWPDLIVVPQGEHVESDEDCSTFKDSLDIPVATLVKSPSGTLLSVPGVTISQHDRDKTETQPSTIKDENDPTYVSNNKLVAWILDIGNVQNQRIAPSSTSERVSQWESRDSSPKPAGRSSRDTSPRPRDRSPLPIDRHRDKSPVPSKQHPNLYPLSREPSTLSLKSSASSENLLIQTPWGAMKRSPSRTNLSKSPSFEVPVITLKESQKAERTTEDLSQYSQSDDHMSVDSSTRSPSPKMTNNLLLKQDSLEISEIKDFQMDSRLSGELPPKPPEKGKIPQRNKREENLNINNVSRPDDSKSYTLPRSSKLMKTSSVSSMKTLAGDKKVDNKKSPSAEDSSSTDSLKRKSKFPPSPNQKKKLGPLLFSAQDRISQFEQTQTPGRTQRPISRTRSSMVFSKSMEKVLPPILLENSLDENKNAKTPLISCKSSDKTHVKYLTNRLLDKVGKSTGVPQGEVLQNVDSLNNNVGNIRRNSVIFSRRDSTGMTKH; this comes from the exons agctgccgccccccttcccccctcgaAATGTCGTCGTcaaggacgacgacgacgtcagAAAATTCTACGACCTCAGACGCGAAATCGGAAG AGGGAGATTCGGTACTGTGTACCTGGTCAACGATAAGGAGACTGGCCAGAAGTTTGCAGCCAAATTCGTGAACACGAAGAGGAACCAGGACCGGGCGAACGTCGAGCGGGAGATCGAGATTATGAAGGCGCTCAACGCCGAAAGGCCCCACCCGAGACTCATCCAGCTGTACGATGCCTTCGACATGGCTAAGGAGATGTGTCTCGTCCTGGAAAT TGTTGATGGCGGCGAACTGTTCGAACGTGTGATTGACGACGACTTCGTCTTAACAGAAAGGGCTTGCACAATTTTTGTCCGACAGATTTGCGAAGGTGTAGAGTTCATCCACTCGAAGAATATTCTTCATTTGGATATGAAG CCGGAAAATATTCTCTGTCTGTCGAGAGAGGGCAACAGAATCAAGATCTGCGACTTCGGGCTGGCGAGGAAGTACGACCCCAGGAAGAAACTTCAGGTTCTCTTCGGTACCCCGGAGTTCGTGGCCCCGGAGGTCGTCAATTTCGAACCCATCAGTTTCGGTACCGACATGTGGAGCGTTGGTGTGATTACTTATGTCCT ATTATCCGGATTATCCCCCTTCATGGGCCACAACTACGTCGAGACAATGACCAACGTCACTAAAAACAAGTACGACTTTGAGGACGAAGCCTTCAAGAGCGTGTCCGAAGATGCCAAGGACTTCATCAGAAAACTTCTGGTGCTCGATAAAAG TTTGCGCCTCACTCCAGCTCAGTGTCAGCACCATGGCTGGCTTAAGCGACCCCCACCTGTCAGCGGTCGAAGACGTTTGTCAGAACGCGAGTTGGAATCTGAGTCAGAATCTGAGGAAGAGACTGATCTGGAGGACATGAGTATAGAGGAGAAAATATTtagggaagaaaaggaaaatgagaaggacagaagaaagagggaagcTGAGGTACTTCGACAGGTCGAGTATAAAAGAAAAGATCTGGAGAAGCaagcagaaataaagaaaaaagaaatagagaagCAAACCGAGGTGAAGAAAAGGGAGTTAGAAATACAAgaagaaacaaagagaaaagaaGCTGAGAGgcaagaggaagaaaagaaaaaggaaatggaaaggcAGTCAGaactgaagaaaaaggaagaggaatTAGAACTAACaaagaagcagctgaaagaattTGTAGACCGTTGGAATTCACACCCAAATTCCCCATACCTGATAGGTACACCTATTGCACTGGATCTACAAAGAATAGTCAAAACTGGAGGCTGGACCTCCAGAGATTCATTTGCCTCTGTGGTGGTTGGTCCTCCATCTGACCCAGGAGATATCTCAGAGCCGGAAGAAGATTTAGATATTGTTGATCAGGATGACTTCATTAGGTACACAATAGAACCACAAAAAACTTTATCAAAGCAACCTTCTCCAGAGGAAGTGGCTAAAGAACTCGAGGAGAGATTAACAATATTGCAACAACAGGAACtgataaacaacaaagaaaatgagtCTCAACTTAATGAGGTTAATGACTCTGAAGTGGCACTTCACAACAAAGCCAACAAAGAAAAATCCAGAGCTGAAGGTACTGAAGCTACTATACCTAATCATAATGAATTGCAAGTAAAGATAGAATCTACTAAAGGTGGAAAGAAGATACCAGAAACTAATATGCCGAAGAAACCTTTAGATTCCAAGCGAAAAACTGTTGATGCTGAAAAGGGGCCAAAAGAATCCAAAATCGAGAAGCACAAGAAGGCATATGAAGAACGCAAGCGGATGAAAAActtagaagaagagaagaaaaagaaagaagtggCAGAAAAATCTCTAGAAGTGCAGAACAAGGAAAATATCCCAGAGGTAAAGGAAACTGTCGACCAGAGGTCAGCCTCTCTAGACTCACTTGCATCAACTGACAGTTATGCTCATGTTGAAAACCGAAAAGATAACATACTAGACACAAATCATATACAACCATTAGATGTCAAAGTTCAGAGACCAGAATCTCCAGTGAAggaaaaagaacaaacaaaatcGCCAGACGTGGATAGCGCTACTGAAACACTTAGGAAGATCAATGAAAAACCCTTAAGTGATTACAAGAAAGAATATGAAGAGTACTTGAAAATGGTTAATGAAGCGCAAAAGAAAACTGAAGAGCCTCAGGTACAAGGTGAGGCAAAGAAGTCTAGTTCACCACCAACaaggaataacaataaaaagcaaaatgaGATTAAACTGCCTACAAAGAAAGTTATTGGCATTGAAAAGTCAGCTAGTGTTAGTGCAGTGAAAGACTTAGAaaagaaagaagcaaataaagTTGGGAGGGGTGAGAGGAAGTCTGGCTTCAGCCTGAAAAATCCCTTTAGTCAAAGATTTGGATTTGGGAAGGATTCCTCTGTAAAATCAAAATCACAGCAACAAACTGCAGTCGAAGAAGAGCCTTCTAGCACAAAACTAAAAGAAGTCGATATTGAAGAGCATAAGAAACTTTATCAAGAATACCTAAAAATGGTAGGTGATAACCAAACTAAATCAGATGTTACAGCACCAAATCAGAATGAggtggaaaataaaacaaatgcaatgAACAAGTCTTTAGATCAAAGAGCACATGCAGGAAAGGAAAATAATCTTTCGGAAAGCAGCAGAGAACTACAACGTAAAGTAAGCGATAGTTATAAAGCAATGGATCCCCAGAGAAAAAGTAATGTCAAAACTATTGAAAACTTACCAAAAGAACCTTTAAAGCGCCCTGAAATTATAGCACTTCAGCATGAAGAGTTTGGAGGCAGTGTTCCAAGGCAAAGGAAAACATCTGTGCCACGGTATGAAGTAGGAGATTTAGTAAGTGATCGTGCTTCTAGAGGTTCAACACCTGGATCACCTGTTCCCGATGGAGCTCATTCCCCTAAATTTGACAGAAGTGATCAATTAGACCATAGTTCTAGAGGCTCAACCCCAACCAAACAGTTAAAGAAGCAACCGTCTAGAGATGTTCCTGTTTCACCTAAGGATGAACCAGTTCGTCAGAGACGACCATCAAGGGATGTGCCAGTATCGTACACCCCAGGAAGAGATCTGACACCTGAAGTCACTCCATCTCTAAGCAGAAAAACTTCTTGTGAAGAACGACCACCATCAAGAGGAACTAGAGAGGGTACACCAGTAAATCGAAGACCATCCAGGGATGTTCCACTAACTCCAGCTCAGCTTGAGCGCTTATCAGGTGCCAGTGCTATGGCTTCTGATCAAGGGATAGAACCTCAAGCCTGGCCTGATCTTATTGTTGTGCCTCAAGGTGAACACGTTGAAAGCGATGAAGACTGCAGTACTTTCAAGGATTCTCTCGATATTCCTGTTGCAACTTTAGTGAAGAGTCCAAGTGGGACATTGTTGTCTGTACCTGGAGTAACAATATCACAACATGACCGTGATAAAACAGAGACACAGCCATCAACCATCAAGGATGAAAATGATCCTACATATGTTTCTAATAATAAGTTAGTAGCATGGATTCTTGACATAGGAAATGTACAAAATCAGCGTATTGCTCCTTCATCAACTTCTGAACGTGTATCCCAGTGGGAATCTCGAGATAGCTCTCCAAAACCTGCTGGAAGATCTTCACGGGATACGTCACCAAGGCCCAGAGATAGATCTCCTCTCCCAATAGACAGACATAGAGATAAGTCTCCAGTTCCAAGTAAACAGCATCCAAATCTTTACCCTCTATCTAGAGAGCCATCAACATTAAGTCTCAAAAGTTCTGCTTCATCTGAAAACCTTTTGATACAAACTCCATGGGGTGCTATGAAGAGATCTCCATCACGAACAAATCTTTCAAAATCACCATCTTTTGAAGTTCCTGTTATTACACTGAAGGAATCTCAAAAAGCTGAGAGGACTACTGAGGATTTATCACAGTATTCTCAGTCAGATGATCACATGTCAGTTGACAGTTCTACCCGCTCACCATctccaaaaatgacaaataatctACTCCTAAAGCAAGATTCTTTAGAGATAAGTGAAATTAAGGATTTCCAAATGGACTCCAGATTAAGTGGTGAACTGCCCCCAAAACCTCCTGAAAAAGGCAAAATTCCTCAACGAAATAAGcgagaagaaaatctaaacattaataatgtatcaAGACCAGATGATTCAAAGTCTTATACTCTTCCTCGATCATCAAAACTCATGAAAACAAGTTCAGTTAGTAGTATGAAAACACTTGCTGGTGATAAAAAAGTTGACAATAAAAAATCTCCTTCTGCTGAGGACTCTAGTAGTACTGACAGCCTTAAAAGGAAAAGCAAATTCCCTCCTTCTCCAAATCAGAAGAAAAAGCTTGGACCTCTCTTGTTCTCAGCACAAGACCGGATTTCTCAGTTTGAACAGACACAGACACCAGGGCGCACACAACGCCCAATTAGTAGGACACGCAGTAGTATGGTGTTTTCAAAGTCAATGGAAAAAGTTCTTCCTCCCATTCTACTGGAGAACAGCCTAGATGAGAACAAGAACGCTAAAACTCCTCTCATATCTTGTAAGTCCAGTGACAAAACTCATGTAAAATATCTCACTAATAGACTTTTAGATAAGGTTGGAAAATCCACAGGAGTACCTCAAGGAGAAGTTTTGCAGAATGTAGATTCACTCAATAACAATGTTGGGAATATTAGGAGAAACAGTGTTATATTCAGTAGAAGAGACAGCACTGGAATGAccaaacattaa
- the LOC135212128 gene encoding uncharacterized protein LOC135212128 isoform X4, with the protein MPQKCRRKREMIIVDEREPVGELPPPFPPRNVVVKDDDDVRKFYDLRREIGRGRFGTVYLVNDKETGQKFAAKFVNTKRNQDRANVEREIEIMKALNAERPHPRLIQLYDAFDMAKEMCLVLEIVDGGELFERVIDDDFVLTERACTIFVRQICEGVEFIHSKNILHLDMKPENILCLSREGNRIKICDFGLARKYDPRKKLQVLFGTPEFVAPEVVNFEPISFGTDMWSVGVITYVLLSGLSPFMGHNYVETMTNVTKNKYDFEDEAFKSVSEDAKDFIRKLLVLDKSLRLTPAQCQHHGWLKRPPPVSGRRRLSERELESESESEEETDLEDMSIEEKIFREEKENEKDRRKREAEVLRQVEYKRKDLEKQAEIKKKEIEKQTEVKKRELEIQEETKRKEAERQEEEKKKEMERQSELKKKEEELELTKKQLKEFVDRWNSHPNSPYLIGTPIALDLQRIVKTGGWTSRDSFASVVVGPPSDPGDISEPEEDLDIVDQDDFIRYTIEPQKTLSKQPSPEEVAKELEERLTILQQQELINNKENESQLNEVNDSEVALHNKANKEKSRAEGTEATIPNHNELQVKIESTKGGKKIPETNMPKKPLDSKRKTVDAEKGPKESKIEKHKKAYEERKRMKNLEEEKKKKEVAEKSLEVQNKENIPEVKETVDQRSASLDSLASTDSYAHVENRKDNILDTNHIQPLDVKVQRPESPVKEKEQTKSPDVDSATETLRKINEKPLSDYKKEYEEYLKMVNEAQKKTEEPQVQGEAKKSSSPPTRNNNKKQNEIKLPTKKVIGIEKSASVSAVKDLEKKEANKVGRGERKSGFSLKNPFSQRFGFGKDSSVKSKSQQQTAVEEEPSSTKLKEVDIEEHKKLYQEYLKMVGDNQTKSDVTAPNQNEVENKTNAMNKSLDQRAHAGKENNLSESSRELQRKVSDSYKAMDPQRKSNVKTIENLPKEPLKRPEIIALQHEEFGGSVPRQRKTSVPRYEVGDLVSDRASRGSTPGSPVPDGAHSPKFDRSDQLDHSSRGSTPTKQLKKQPSRDVPVSPKDEPVRQRRPSRDVPVSYTPGRDLTPEVTPSLSRKTSCEERPPSRGTREGTPVNRRPSRDVPLTPAQLERLSGASAMASDQGIEPQAWPDLIVVPQGEHVESDEDCSTFKDSLDIPVATLVKSPSGTLLSVPGVTISQHDRDKTETQPSTIKDENDPTYVSNNKLVAWILDIGNVQNQRIAPSSTSERVSQWESRDSSPKPAGRSSRDTSPRPRDRSPLPIDRHRDKSPVPSKQHPNLYPLSREPSTLSLKSSASSENLLIQTPWGAMKRSPSRTNLSKSPSFEVPVITLKESQKAERTTEDLSQYSQSDDHMSVDSSTRSPSPKMTNNLLLKQDSLEISEIKDFQMDSRLSGELPPKPPEKGKIPQRNKREENLNINNVSRPDDSKSYTLPRSSKLMKTSSVSSMKTLAGDKKVDNKKSPSAEDSSSTDSLKRKSKFPPSPNQKKKLGPLLFSAQDRISQFEQTQTPGRTQRPISRTRSSMVFSKSMEKVLPPILLENSLDENKNAKTPLISSRA; encoded by the exons agctgccgccccccttcccccctcgaAATGTCGTCGTcaaggacgacgacgacgtcagAAAATTCTACGACCTCAGACGCGAAATCGGAAG AGGGAGATTCGGTACTGTGTACCTGGTCAACGATAAGGAGACTGGCCAGAAGTTTGCAGCCAAATTCGTGAACACGAAGAGGAACCAGGACCGGGCGAACGTCGAGCGGGAGATCGAGATTATGAAGGCGCTCAACGCCGAAAGGCCCCACCCGAGACTCATCCAGCTGTACGATGCCTTCGACATGGCTAAGGAGATGTGTCTCGTCCTGGAAAT TGTTGATGGCGGCGAACTGTTCGAACGTGTGATTGACGACGACTTCGTCTTAACAGAAAGGGCTTGCACAATTTTTGTCCGACAGATTTGCGAAGGTGTAGAGTTCATCCACTCGAAGAATATTCTTCATTTGGATATGAAG CCGGAAAATATTCTCTGTCTGTCGAGAGAGGGCAACAGAATCAAGATCTGCGACTTCGGGCTGGCGAGGAAGTACGACCCCAGGAAGAAACTTCAGGTTCTCTTCGGTACCCCGGAGTTCGTGGCCCCGGAGGTCGTCAATTTCGAACCCATCAGTTTCGGTACCGACATGTGGAGCGTTGGTGTGATTACTTATGTCCT ATTATCCGGATTATCCCCCTTCATGGGCCACAACTACGTCGAGACAATGACCAACGTCACTAAAAACAAGTACGACTTTGAGGACGAAGCCTTCAAGAGCGTGTCCGAAGATGCCAAGGACTTCATCAGAAAACTTCTGGTGCTCGATAAAAG TTTGCGCCTCACTCCAGCTCAGTGTCAGCACCATGGCTGGCTTAAGCGACCCCCACCTGTCAGCGGTCGAAGACGTTTGTCAGAACGCGAGTTGGAATCTGAGTCAGAATCTGAGGAAGAGACTGATCTGGAGGACATGAGTATAGAGGAGAAAATATTtagggaagaaaaggaaaatgagaaggacagaagaaagagggaagcTGAGGTACTTCGACAGGTCGAGTATAAAAGAAAAGATCTGGAGAAGCaagcagaaataaagaaaaaagaaatagagaagCAAACCGAGGTGAAGAAAAGGGAGTTAGAAATACAAgaagaaacaaagagaaaagaaGCTGAGAGgcaagaggaagaaaagaaaaaggaaatggaaaggcAGTCAGaactgaagaaaaaggaagaggaatTAGAACTAACaaagaagcagctgaaagaattTGTAGACCGTTGGAATTCACACCCAAATTCCCCATACCTGATAGGTACACCTATTGCACTGGATCTACAAAGAATAGTCAAAACTGGAGGCTGGACCTCCAGAGATTCATTTGCCTCTGTGGTGGTTGGTCCTCCATCTGACCCAGGAGATATCTCAGAGCCGGAAGAAGATTTAGATATTGTTGATCAGGATGACTTCATTAGGTACACAATAGAACCACAAAAAACTTTATCAAAGCAACCTTCTCCAGAGGAAGTGGCTAAAGAACTCGAGGAGAGATTAACAATATTGCAACAACAGGAACtgataaacaacaaagaaaatgagtCTCAACTTAATGAGGTTAATGACTCTGAAGTGGCACTTCACAACAAAGCCAACAAAGAAAAATCCAGAGCTGAAGGTACTGAAGCTACTATACCTAATCATAATGAATTGCAAGTAAAGATAGAATCTACTAAAGGTGGAAAGAAGATACCAGAAACTAATATGCCGAAGAAACCTTTAGATTCCAAGCGAAAAACTGTTGATGCTGAAAAGGGGCCAAAAGAATCCAAAATCGAGAAGCACAAGAAGGCATATGAAGAACGCAAGCGGATGAAAAActtagaagaagagaagaaaaagaaagaagtggCAGAAAAATCTCTAGAAGTGCAGAACAAGGAAAATATCCCAGAGGTAAAGGAAACTGTCGACCAGAGGTCAGCCTCTCTAGACTCACTTGCATCAACTGACAGTTATGCTCATGTTGAAAACCGAAAAGATAACATACTAGACACAAATCATATACAACCATTAGATGTCAAAGTTCAGAGACCAGAATCTCCAGTGAAggaaaaagaacaaacaaaatcGCCAGACGTGGATAGCGCTACTGAAACACTTAGGAAGATCAATGAAAAACCCTTAAGTGATTACAAGAAAGAATATGAAGAGTACTTGAAAATGGTTAATGAAGCGCAAAAGAAAACTGAAGAGCCTCAGGTACAAGGTGAGGCAAAGAAGTCTAGTTCACCACCAACaaggaataacaataaaaagcaaaatgaGATTAAACTGCCTACAAAGAAAGTTATTGGCATTGAAAAGTCAGCTAGTGTTAGTGCAGTGAAAGACTTAGAaaagaaagaagcaaataaagTTGGGAGGGGTGAGAGGAAGTCTGGCTTCAGCCTGAAAAATCCCTTTAGTCAAAGATTTGGATTTGGGAAGGATTCCTCTGTAAAATCAAAATCACAGCAACAAACTGCAGTCGAAGAAGAGCCTTCTAGCACAAAACTAAAAGAAGTCGATATTGAAGAGCATAAGAAACTTTATCAAGAATACCTAAAAATGGTAGGTGATAACCAAACTAAATCAGATGTTACAGCACCAAATCAGAATGAggtggaaaataaaacaaatgcaatgAACAAGTCTTTAGATCAAAGAGCACATGCAGGAAAGGAAAATAATCTTTCGGAAAGCAGCAGAGAACTACAACGTAAAGTAAGCGATAGTTATAAAGCAATGGATCCCCAGAGAAAAAGTAATGTCAAAACTATTGAAAACTTACCAAAAGAACCTTTAAAGCGCCCTGAAATTATAGCACTTCAGCATGAAGAGTTTGGAGGCAGTGTTCCAAGGCAAAGGAAAACATCTGTGCCACGGTATGAAGTAGGAGATTTAGTAAGTGATCGTGCTTCTAGAGGTTCAACACCTGGATCACCTGTTCCCGATGGAGCTCATTCCCCTAAATTTGACAGAAGTGATCAATTAGACCATAGTTCTAGAGGCTCAACCCCAACCAAACAGTTAAAGAAGCAACCGTCTAGAGATGTTCCTGTTTCACCTAAGGATGAACCAGTTCGTCAGAGACGACCATCAAGGGATGTGCCAGTATCGTACACCCCAGGAAGAGATCTGACACCTGAAGTCACTCCATCTCTAAGCAGAAAAACTTCTTGTGAAGAACGACCACCATCAAGAGGAACTAGAGAGGGTACACCAGTAAATCGAAGACCATCCAGGGATGTTCCACTAACTCCAGCTCAGCTTGAGCGCTTATCAGGTGCCAGTGCTATGGCTTCTGATCAAGGGATAGAACCTCAAGCCTGGCCTGATCTTATTGTTGTGCCTCAAGGTGAACACGTTGAAAGCGATGAAGACTGCAGTACTTTCAAGGATTCTCTCGATATTCCTGTTGCAACTTTAGTGAAGAGTCCAAGTGGGACATTGTTGTCTGTACCTGGAGTAACAATATCACAACATGACCGTGATAAAACAGAGACACAGCCATCAACCATCAAGGATGAAAATGATCCTACATATGTTTCTAATAATAAGTTAGTAGCATGGATTCTTGACATAGGAAATGTACAAAATCAGCGTATTGCTCCTTCATCAACTTCTGAACGTGTATCCCAGTGGGAATCTCGAGATAGCTCTCCAAAACCTGCTGGAAGATCTTCACGGGATACGTCACCAAGGCCCAGAGATAGATCTCCTCTCCCAATAGACAGACATAGAGATAAGTCTCCAGTTCCAAGTAAACAGCATCCAAATCTTTACCCTCTATCTAGAGAGCCATCAACATTAAGTCTCAAAAGTTCTGCTTCATCTGAAAACCTTTTGATACAAACTCCATGGGGTGCTATGAAGAGATCTCCATCACGAACAAATCTTTCAAAATCACCATCTTTTGAAGTTCCTGTTATTACACTGAAGGAATCTCAAAAAGCTGAGAGGACTACTGAGGATTTATCACAGTATTCTCAGTCAGATGATCACATGTCAGTTGACAGTTCTACCCGCTCACCATctccaaaaatgacaaataatctACTCCTAAAGCAAGATTCTTTAGAGATAAGTGAAATTAAGGATTTCCAAATGGACTCCAGATTAAGTGGTGAACTGCCCCCAAAACCTCCTGAAAAAGGCAAAATTCCTCAACGAAATAAGcgagaagaaaatctaaacattaataatgtatcaAGACCAGATGATTCAAAGTCTTATACTCTTCCTCGATCATCAAAACTCATGAAAACAAGTTCAGTTAGTAGTATGAAAACACTTGCTGGTGATAAAAAAGTTGACAATAAAAAATCTCCTTCTGCTGAGGACTCTAGTAGTACTGACAGCCTTAAAAGGAAAAGCAAATTCCCTCCTTCTCCAAATCAGAAGAAAAAGCTTGGACCTCTCTTGTTCTCAGCACAAGACCGGATTTCTCAGTTTGAACAGACACAGACACCAGGGCGCACACAACGCCCAATTAGTAGGACACGCAGTAGTATGGTGTTTTCAAAGTCAATGGAAAAAGTTCTTCCTCCCATTCTACTGGAGAACAGCCTAGATGAGAACAAGAACGCTAAAACTCCTCTCATATCTT CTCGCGCTTGA